A window of the Tiliqua scincoides isolate rTilSci1 chromosome 5, rTilSci1.hap2, whole genome shotgun sequence genome harbors these coding sequences:
- the SYT3 gene encoding synaptotagmin-3 has protein sequence MSGDYDENRYHRAMELLRVLCSNTCAAQEREKCQELTGHVGPINTEILVSLLSVIVTFCGIVLLGVSLFVSWKLCWIPWRDKGSSSQTPRKEHLLHAHLHHSPFGDLLAERVELGPEMPERSYLDMDSYPEANLKVSQTSPDLPVEGQTSTKEGNIPNAHSHQQVASLAPTPRYNTLPRPVTQQLISPDAGVHGGEEKVEQVTSIGQIKPELYKQRSGESDSKKGEAPSCGRLSFSLRYAYGTEQLVVRILRALDLAAKDANGFSDPYVKMYLLPDRKKKFQTKVHRKTLNPVFNETFNFNVPFAELPSRKLHFSVYDFDRFSRHDLIGQVVLDNLLELAERDSDAPLWREIIEATSEKADLGELNFSLCYLPTAGRLTVTIIKATNLKAMDLTGFSDPYVKASLMCEGRRLKKRKTSIKKNTLNPSYNEALVFDIPQDSMEHVSITLAVMDYDCIGHNEVIGMCRVGSDADTPGRDHWAEMLANPRKPIEHWHQLVEEKTLNSYINKNPPARDKPSIVVESVHSD, from the exons ATGTCGGGAGATTACGACGAAAACAGGTACCACAGAGCCATGGAGCTGCTCCGTGTGCTCTGTTCCAACACGTGTGCTGCCCAGGAACGCGAGAAGTGTCAGGAACTGACGGGCCATGTGGGTCCCATCAACACAG AAATTTTGGTCAGTCTGCTGTCGGTGATTGTGACCTTCTGTGGGATCGTGTTGCTGGGTGTCTCCCTCTTTGTGTCATGGAAGCTTTGCTGGATCCCTTGGCGGGATAAAGGCTCCTCTTCGCAAACCCCGCGCAAGGAGCACCTCCTCCACGCGCACCTCCACCACTCACCTTTCGGGGACCTTCTGGCTGAGCGGGTGGAATTGGGTCCTGAGATGCCTGAGAGGTCCTACCTCGACATGGATTCCTACCCCGAGGCCAACCTCAAGGTCAGCCAGACCTCCCCTGACCTCCCTGTGGAAGGCCAAACCAGCACCAAGGAGGGCAATATCCCCAATGCCCACTCCCACCAGCAAGTAGCAAGCTTGGCACCCACCCCTAG GTACAATACACTGCCACGTCCTGTGACCCAGCAGTTAATCAGCCCGGATGCTGGGGTCCacggaggggaggagaaggtggaacaAGTGACCAGCATTGGCCAAATCAAGCCAGAGTTGTACAAACAGCGCTCAGGCGAGTCGGACTCCAAGAAAGGAGAGGCCCCGAGCTGTGGGCGGCTGAGCTTCTCCCTCCGCTATGCCTACGGCACGGAGCAGCTGGTGGTGAGGATTCTCCGGGCCTTGGATCTGGCTGCCAAAGATGCCAATGGTTTCTCAGATCCCTACGTGAAAATGTACTTGCTGCCTGACCGGAAGAAGAAGTTCCAGACAAAAGTGCATCGCAAGACGCTGAACCCTGTTTTCAACGAGACTTTTAACTTCAACGTCCCCTTTGCCGAACTGCCGTCCCGCAAGCTGCACTTCAGCGTCTACGATTTTGACCGCTTCTCCCGTCATGACCTCATCGGCCAAGTCGTGCTGGACAACCTGCTGGAGCTTGCTGAGCGGGACAGCGACGCGCCCCTTTGGAGAGAGATCATAGAAGCCACTtcg GAAAAAGCAGATCTAGGGGAGCTGAATTTCTCCCTCTGTTACCTGCCCACCGCTGGGCGTCTTACAGTCACCATCATCAAGGCCACCAACCTTAAAGCCATGGACCTGACTGGCTTTTCCG ATCCCTATGTCAAGGCATCCTTAATGTGTGAAGGGAGGCGGCTGAAGAAGCGTAAGACATCCATCAAGAAGAACACGCTCAATCCCAGTTACAACGAGGCCCTTGTCTTTGACATTCCCCAAGACAGCATGGAGCACGTTAGCATTACTTTGGCAGTCATGGATTATGATTG CATTGGGCACAATGAAGTCATCGGGATGTGCCGAGTGGGCAGCGATGCGGACACTCCTGGGAGAGACCACTGGGCTGAGATGCTGGCAAATCCACGGAAACCCATCGAACACTGGCACCAGTTGGTGGAG GAGAAGACTTTAAACAGCTACATCAACAAGAACCCTCCAGCCCGGGACAAACCTAGCATCGTAGTAGAAAGCGTTCATTCGGATTAa